In a single window of the Streptomyces sp. CGMCC 4.7035 genome:
- a CDS encoding carbon-nitrogen hydrolase family protein — protein MRTALLQSSGRLGSVAENLKVLDEAAGRAAAAGAGLLVAPEMFLTGYAIGGEIARLAEPADGDGADAVAEIAARHGLAIAYGYPERSGERSEMGVPPAEGGGKVFNSAQLISAHGTRLANYRKTHLFGCFERDHFTPGDQPVVQAELDGLRVGIMICYDVEFPENVRAHALAGTDLLVVPTAQMHPFQFVAESLVPVRAFENQMYVAYVNRVGQEGEFEFVGLSTLAGPDGIARARAGRVEELVLADVDPAHLAASREANPYLKDRRPGLYGSLV, from the coding sequence ATGCGCACCGCCCTGCTCCAGAGCTCCGGCCGTCTCGGCTCGGTCGCCGAGAACCTCAAGGTCCTCGACGAGGCCGCGGGCCGTGCCGCCGCGGCGGGCGCCGGCCTGCTGGTGGCGCCGGAGATGTTCCTCACCGGGTACGCGATCGGCGGCGAGATCGCCCGGCTCGCCGAGCCGGCCGACGGCGACGGGGCGGACGCGGTCGCCGAGATCGCGGCGAGGCACGGCCTGGCGATCGCCTACGGCTATCCCGAGCGCTCCGGCGAGCGAAGCGAGATGGGGGTGCCCCCGGCCGAAGGCGGGGGGAAGGTCTTCAACTCCGCCCAACTGATCTCCGCCCACGGCACCCGTCTCGCGAACTACCGCAAGACCCACCTCTTCGGCTGCTTCGAGCGCGACCACTTCACCCCGGGCGATCAGCCGGTCGTCCAGGCCGAACTGGACGGCCTCCGCGTCGGGATCATGATCTGCTACGACGTCGAGTTCCCGGAGAACGTCCGCGCCCACGCCCTGGCCGGCACCGACCTCCTCGTGGTCCCGACGGCCCAGATGCATCCGTTCCAGTTCGTCGCCGAGTCCCTCGTCCCGGTGCGGGCCTTCGAGAACCAGATGTACGTCGCGTACGTCAACCGCGTCGGCCAGGAAGGGGAGTTCGAGTTCGTCGGGCTCTCCACCCTCGCCGGACCCGACGGGATCGCCCGGGCCCGCGCCGGCCGCGTCGAGGAACTCGTCCTCGCCGACGTCGACCCCGCCCACCTCGCCGCCTCCCGGGAGGCGAACCCGTATCTGAAGGACCGCCGCCCCGGCCTCTACGGGTCCCTCGTCTGA
- a CDS encoding MFS transporter: MVEGVYQPREVRRARYAVAAVFAVHGAVTGSFATRVPWIQDHAHVGAGQLGFALAFTAFGASCSMPLAGRISHRFGSRTALRGLIALWTLSLTLPSLAPNLYTLCLAMFTYGATAGMADVAMNALGVEVERLLDKSIMSGLHGMWSVGTLIGSAAGTLAAQLGSDARLHHALAAGVLTLLAIVACRWVLDLKPAEDEEPPPRFTLPPKSALIIGAVGFCAVFAEGASLDWSAVYLRDRFDTSAGLAAASTTGFMLTMAVARIAGDAVVNRFGAVRTVRGGGALAVLGGLLVVVAGQPAVAMAGFALMGLGIAVVVPLCFAAAGRSGPNPSQAIAGVATITYTSGLIAPSAIGGLAQATSLVVSFGLVTVLACGLTALAGVLRAGDRERPKVSPPSAAVRDPRP; encoded by the coding sequence ATGGTCGAAGGGGTCTACCAACCACGCGAGGTGAGGCGCGCCCGGTACGCCGTGGCCGCGGTGTTCGCCGTGCACGGCGCCGTCACCGGCTCGTTCGCCACCCGCGTGCCGTGGATCCAGGACCACGCGCACGTCGGTGCGGGCCAACTCGGGTTCGCCCTGGCCTTCACGGCGTTCGGCGCCTCCTGCTCGATGCCGCTGGCCGGCCGGATCAGCCACCGCTTCGGCAGCCGCACCGCCCTGCGCGGCCTGATCGCACTGTGGACGCTGTCCCTGACCCTGCCGTCGCTCGCGCCGAACCTGTACACCCTGTGCCTGGCGATGTTCACCTACGGCGCCACGGCAGGCATGGCCGATGTCGCCATGAACGCGCTCGGCGTCGAGGTCGAACGCCTGCTCGACAAGTCGATCATGTCCGGCCTGCACGGCATGTGGAGCGTCGGCACCCTGATCGGATCGGCCGCCGGCACGCTCGCCGCGCAGCTCGGCTCGGACGCGCGGCTGCACCACGCACTGGCGGCGGGGGTCCTCACGCTCCTCGCCATAGTGGCCTGCCGCTGGGTGCTCGATCTGAAGCCCGCCGAGGACGAGGAGCCACCGCCGAGGTTCACGCTCCCGCCCAAATCGGCGCTGATCATCGGCGCGGTCGGCTTCTGCGCGGTGTTCGCGGAGGGGGCGAGCCTGGACTGGTCGGCGGTGTATCTGCGCGACCGGTTCGACACGTCGGCCGGGCTCGCGGCGGCCTCGACGACCGGTTTCATGCTGACCATGGCGGTGGCCCGGATCGCGGGGGACGCGGTGGTGAACCGCTTCGGTGCGGTCCGTACGGTCCGCGGCGGCGGTGCGCTCGCCGTCCTCGGCGGTCTGCTCGTCGTCGTCGCGGGGCAGCCGGCGGTGGCGATGGCCGGGTTCGCGCTGATGGGCCTGGGCATCGCGGTCGTCGTCCCGCTGTGCTTCGCGGCGGCGGGCCGCAGCGGCCCCAACCCCAGCCAGGCCATCGCGGGCGTGGCGACCATCACGTACACCTCGGGTCTGATCGCGCCCAGCGCGATCGGCGGGCTGGCCCAGGCGACCAGCCTGGTGGTCTCGTTCGGCTTGGTGACCGTGCTGGCGTGCGGGCTCACGGCCCTCGCCGGCGTCCTGCGCGCGGGCGACCGTGAGCGCCCGAAGGTCAGTCCGCCGAGCGCAGCAGTTCGCGACCCACGGCCCTGA
- a CDS encoding uracil-xanthine permease family protein, producing MDLGVRWKLHGDGHTPAPGAVVRPDERLSWPRTVGLGAQHVVAMFGASFVAPVLMGLDPNLAIMMSGVATVIFLLATRGRVPSYLGCSLSFVGVAAVIRAQGGTSATVTGAVFVVGVALFLVGLAVQRFGARIIHAAMPPIVTGAVVMLIGFNLAPVTASVYWPQDQWTALLVMLFTGLAVVCLRGFWSRIAIFLGLVFGYGISWAFDRIFGKIHSADASGKLTDHWRLDLSAVGKADWIGLPHFHGPSFQWSAVLVALPVVIALVAENAGHVKAVGEMTGEPLDDKLGTAISADGIGSMLSTAVGGPPNTTYSENIGVMAATRVYSTAAYWAAAGFALLFGICPKFGAIVAAIPGGVLGGITVILYGMIGLLGAQIWINSKVDLRNPLNLVPAAAGIIIGVGNVTMKFTDTFSLSGIALGTLVVITGYHALRALAPAHLKTQEPLLDSGTSSYDEESGTTAAREADQRAGS from the coding sequence ATGGACCTCGGCGTGCGCTGGAAGCTGCACGGTGACGGGCACACGCCCGCGCCCGGAGCGGTCGTCCGTCCCGACGAACGGCTCTCGTGGCCCCGCACGGTCGGGCTCGGCGCCCAGCATGTCGTGGCCATGTTCGGAGCGAGTTTCGTGGCGCCCGTCCTGATGGGCCTCGACCCCAACCTCGCGATCATGATGTCGGGCGTCGCCACCGTGATCTTCCTGCTGGCGACCCGCGGCCGGGTGCCCAGCTACCTGGGCTGTTCGCTCTCCTTCGTGGGCGTCGCCGCGGTGATCCGCGCCCAGGGCGGCACGAGCGCGACGGTGACCGGCGCGGTGTTCGTCGTCGGTGTCGCGCTGTTCCTCGTGGGGCTCGCGGTCCAGCGGTTCGGGGCGCGGATCATCCACGCGGCGATGCCACCGATCGTGACCGGCGCGGTCGTCATGCTGATCGGGTTCAACCTCGCTCCGGTGACCGCTTCGGTCTACTGGCCGCAGGACCAGTGGACCGCACTGCTCGTGATGCTGTTCACCGGGCTGGCCGTGGTGTGCCTGCGCGGTTTCTGGTCACGGATCGCGATCTTCCTTGGGCTGGTGTTCGGATACGGGATCTCCTGGGCGTTCGACCGGATCTTCGGGAAGATCCACTCGGCGGACGCGAGCGGCAAGCTCACCGACCACTGGCGCCTGGACCTGTCGGCCGTCGGCAAGGCGGACTGGATCGGCCTGCCCCACTTCCACGGACCGTCCTTCCAGTGGTCCGCGGTCCTGGTCGCCCTTCCCGTGGTGATCGCGCTGGTCGCGGAGAACGCCGGACATGTCAAGGCGGTCGGTGAGATGACCGGCGAGCCGCTGGACGACAAGCTGGGCACGGCGATCTCCGCCGACGGCATAGGCTCCATGCTCTCCACGGCGGTCGGCGGCCCGCCCAACACGACGTACTCCGAGAACATCGGCGTGATGGCCGCCACCCGGGTCTACTCGACCGCCGCCTACTGGGCCGCGGCCGGCTTCGCGCTCCTCTTCGGTATCTGCCCCAAGTTCGGCGCGATCGTCGCCGCGATCCCCGGCGGGGTGCTCGGCGGCATCACCGTCATCCTGTACGGCATGATCGGCCTGCTCGGCGCGCAGATCTGGATCAACTCCAAGGTGGACCTGCGCAATCCGCTGAACCTGGTACCGGCCGCGGCGGGCATCATCATCGGCGTCGGCAACGTCACCATGAAGTTCACCGACACCTTCTCGCTCAGCGGCATCGCGCTGGGCACGCTGGTCGTCATCACCGGCTATCACGCGCTGCGGGCGCTGGCCCCCGCGCACCTCAAGACGCAGGAGCCGCTGCTGGACTCCGGCACGTCCTCGTACGACGAGGAGAGCGGCACCACGGCCGCCCGGGAGGCGGATCAGCGGGCCGGCTCATAG
- a CDS encoding flavin monoamine oxidase family protein has product MTSTVPNAVQHTDEQQPPITMFGPDFPYAYDDFLAHPAGLGQIPATEHGTEVAVIGGGLSGIVAAYELMKMGLKPVVYEADQIGGRLRTVGFDGCDPSLTAEMGAMRFPPSSTALQHYIDLVDLETRPFPNPLAEATPSTVVDLKGESHYAETLDDLPQVYRDVADAWNRCLEEGADFSDMNRAMRERDVPRIREIWAKLVEKLDNQTFYGFLCDSEAFKSFRHREIFGQVGFGTGGWDTDFPNSILEILRVVYTEADDHHRGIVGGSQQLPLRLWEREPEKIVHWPYGTSLKSLHVDGEPRPAVTRLHRTAGNQITVTDANGDIRTYKAAIFTAQSWMLLSKIACDDSLFPIDHWTAIERTHYMESSKLFVPVDRPFWLDKAVDDKGNPTGRDVMSMTLTDRMTRGTYLLDDGPDKPAVICLSYTWCDDSLKWLPLSANERMEVMLKSLGEIYPKVDIRKHIIGNPVTVSWENEPYFMGAFKANLPGHYRYQRRLFTHFMQDRLPDDKRGIFLAGDDISWTAGWAEGAVQTALNAVWGVMHHFGGETDPVNPGPGDVYDEIAPVELPED; this is encoded by the coding sequence ATGACGTCCACGGTGCCCAACGCCGTCCAGCACACAGACGAGCAGCAGCCGCCGATCACCATGTTCGGGCCGGACTTTCCGTACGCGTACGACGACTTCCTCGCCCACCCGGCGGGCCTCGGTCAGATACCCGCGACCGAGCACGGCACCGAGGTCGCCGTCATCGGCGGTGGCCTGTCCGGCATCGTGGCCGCGTACGAGCTGATGAAGATGGGCCTCAAGCCCGTCGTGTACGAGGCCGACCAGATCGGCGGCCGGCTGCGGACCGTGGGCTTCGACGGGTGCGACCCCTCGCTGACCGCCGAGATGGGCGCCATGCGCTTCCCGCCGTCCTCCACCGCGTTGCAGCACTACATCGACCTGGTCGACCTGGAGACGAGGCCGTTCCCCAACCCGCTGGCCGAGGCGACCCCGTCGACCGTCGTCGACCTCAAGGGCGAGAGCCACTACGCCGAGACCCTCGACGACCTGCCCCAGGTCTACCGCGACGTGGCCGACGCCTGGAACCGGTGTCTGGAAGAGGGCGCCGACTTCTCCGACATGAACCGCGCCATGCGCGAGCGGGACGTGCCGCGCATCCGAGAGATCTGGGCGAAGCTCGTCGAGAAGCTCGACAACCAGACCTTCTACGGCTTCCTCTGCGACTCCGAGGCCTTCAAGTCCTTCCGGCACCGCGAGATCTTCGGCCAGGTCGGCTTCGGTACCGGCGGCTGGGACACCGACTTCCCCAACTCCATCCTGGAGATCCTCCGCGTCGTCTACACCGAGGCCGACGACCACCACCGCGGCATCGTCGGCGGCTCCCAGCAGCTGCCCCTGCGCCTGTGGGAGCGCGAGCCGGAGAAGATCGTCCACTGGCCCTACGGCACCTCGCTGAAGTCCCTCCACGTGGACGGCGAGCCGCGCCCCGCCGTGACTCGGCTGCACCGCACCGCCGGCAACCAGATCACGGTGACGGACGCGAACGGCGACATCCGCACCTACAAGGCCGCGATCTTCACCGCCCAGTCCTGGATGCTGCTGTCCAAGATCGCCTGCGACGACTCGCTCTTCCCGATCGACCACTGGACGGCGATCGAGCGCACCCACTACATGGAGAGCTCGAAGCTGTTCGTCCCCGTCGACCGGCCCTTCTGGCTCGACAAGGCCGTCGACGACAAGGGAAATCCGACGGGCCGGGACGTCATGTCGATGACGCTCACCGACCGCATGACGCGCGGCACCTACCTCCTCGACGACGGCCCGGACAAGCCCGCCGTCATCTGCCTGTCCTACACCTGGTGCGACGACAGCCTGAAGTGGCTGCCGCTGTCCGCGAACGAGCGGATGGAGGTCATGCTGAAGTCGCTCGGCGAGATCTACCCGAAGGTCGACATCAGGAAGCACATCATCGGCAACCCGGTGACCGTCTCCTGGGAGAACGAGCCCTACTTCATGGGCGCGTTCAAGGCCAACCTGCCCGGCCACTACCGCTACCAGCGGCGCCTGTTCACGCACTTCATGCAGGACCGGCTGCCCGACGACAAGCGTGGCATCTTCCTCGCCGGCGACGACATCTCCTGGACGGCCGGCTGGGCCGAGGGCGCCGTGCAGACCGCGCTCAACGCCGTGTGGGGCGTCATGCACCACTTCGGGGGCGAGACCGACCCGGTCAACCCCGGCCCCGGCGACGTCTACGACGAGATCGCACCGGTGGAACTGCCGGAGGACTGA
- a CDS encoding roadblock/LC7 domain-containing protein, with protein sequence MRPDQTPEHPAEADRPPGTDLGWLLDDLVTRTDHVRQAVLLTADGLPLSCSEGMRRRDIEHLAAVCSGFHSLARSAGERFAAGSVRQTMVMLDDAYLFITPAGDGSRLAVLSEVQTDIGQLAHEMALLVRRVGRHMDAAMRSAADPAGR encoded by the coding sequence ATGCGCCCTGACCAGACCCCCGAGCACCCCGCCGAGGCGGACCGGCCGCCCGGCACGGACCTCGGCTGGCTGCTCGACGACCTTGTGACCAGGACCGACCACGTGCGCCAGGCCGTCCTCCTCACCGCGGACGGCCTCCCGCTGAGCTGCTCGGAGGGCATGCGCAGACGGGACATCGAGCATCTCGCCGCCGTCTGCTCCGGCTTCCACAGCCTGGCCCGCTCGGCGGGGGAGCGGTTCGCGGCCGGTTCGGTACGGCAGACCATGGTGATGCTCGACGACGCCTACCTCTTCATCACACCGGCCGGCGACGGGAGCAGGCTGGCGGTGCTCAGCGAGGTGCAGACCGACATCGGACAGCTGGCCCACGAGATGGCACTGCTCGTCCGCCGGGTCGGCCGCCACATGGACGCCGCCATGCGCTCGGCCGCGGACCCCGCGGGCCGCTGA
- a CDS encoding DUF742 domain-containing protein, with translation MTDDHWYEDETGSMVRPYTVTRGRTRPSQRHTIDLMSQVTALEADEGQPSVDHARTSLLDLVRRRPRPVVELAADADLPLTVVRVLVGDLAEAGLVRIDAPRPAARGGPAADPELLREIVERLREL, from the coding sequence GTGACCGACGACCACTGGTACGAGGACGAGACCGGGTCGATGGTGCGCCCCTACACCGTGACGCGGGGCCGGACCCGGCCCTCGCAGCGACACACCATCGACCTGATGTCGCAGGTCACGGCGCTGGAAGCGGACGAGGGACAGCCGAGCGTCGACCACGCCCGCACATCCCTGCTGGACCTGGTGCGCCGCCGGCCCCGGCCGGTCGTCGAGCTTGCCGCGGACGCCGATCTGCCGCTGACGGTCGTACGCGTGCTGGTCGGCGACCTGGCCGAGGCCGGTCTGGTGCGCATCGACGCGCCGCGGCCCGCGGCACGGGGCGGCCCGGCGGCGGACCCGGAACTGCTGCGGGAGATCGTGGAGCGGCTGCGGGAACTCTGA
- a CDS encoding acyl-CoA thioesterase — MTAEAPIAPALSYGRLIPVTVHFDDLDALGLLHNARYPVMVERAWTALWQEHGFGFDGDWEAAGDFCNAVKELRITYDARVDKPGAYAVHLWLERLGNTGLTYGFRFCSADGAVTYARGSRVLVRLDAATLRPASWSEPFRAVGRELLRSAD; from the coding sequence GTGACCGCCGAAGCCCCGATCGCACCCGCTCTGTCCTACGGCCGGCTGATCCCCGTCACCGTCCACTTCGACGACCTCGATGCGCTCGGACTGCTCCACAACGCCCGCTACCCGGTCATGGTGGAGCGCGCCTGGACCGCGCTGTGGCAGGAGCACGGCTTCGGTTTCGACGGCGACTGGGAGGCGGCGGGCGACTTCTGCAACGCCGTCAAGGAGCTGCGGATCACCTACGACGCCCGGGTCGACAAGCCGGGCGCGTACGCCGTGCACCTGTGGCTGGAGCGGCTCGGGAACACCGGGCTGACGTACGGGTTCCGGTTCTGTTCGGCCGACGGAGCAGTGACGTACGCGCGGGGCAGCCGGGTCCTCGTCCGGCTCGACGCGGCGACCCTGCGCCCGGCCTCGTGGAGCGAGCCCTTCAGGGCCGTGGGTCGCGAACTGCTGCGCTCGGCGGACTGA
- a CDS encoding DUF5995 family protein, which produces MVRLEQFTTEVDTVVSRMRALGESWPEHDGVAVFNRVYLAVTEEVDQRLDAGCFADRRAAITLDVRFAERYLSVAEEGPMPACWRPLFQFRRHPGVRPLQFALAGINAHIGHDLALAVVDACRTLGCQPADLEDEFDRVGDILVSLEERIREDLMPGPDVLQIADPLTHLLGSWSLERAREAAWAAGRALWALRELPDVTEEFAQRLDAAVGFASRMLLTPLPD; this is translated from the coding sequence ATGGTGCGGTTGGAGCAGTTCACGACGGAAGTGGACACGGTCGTCTCACGTATGCGCGCGCTCGGTGAGAGCTGGCCGGAACACGACGGCGTCGCGGTCTTCAACCGCGTCTACCTCGCCGTCACCGAGGAGGTCGACCAGCGTCTGGACGCCGGGTGCTTCGCGGACCGGCGGGCCGCGATCACGCTGGACGTCCGGTTCGCCGAGCGGTATCTGTCCGTGGCCGAAGAGGGACCCATGCCCGCCTGCTGGCGGCCGCTGTTCCAGTTCCGGCGCCATCCCGGCGTACGACCGCTTCAGTTCGCTCTCGCGGGCATCAATGCGCACATCGGTCACGACCTCGCGCTGGCCGTCGTGGACGCCTGCCGTACGCTCGGCTGTCAACCGGCCGATCTGGAGGACGAGTTCGACCGCGTGGGCGACATCCTGGTCTCCCTGGAGGAGCGCATCCGCGAGGATCTGATGCCCGGTCCCGATGTGCTCCAGATCGCCGACCCGCTCACGCACCTGCTCGGCTCGTGGAGCCTGGAGCGGGCGCGCGAGGCCGCCTGGGCGGCGGGCCGGGCACTGTGGGCGCTGCGGGAACTTCCGGACGTCACCGAGGAGTTCGCGCAGCGGCTGGACGCGGCGGTGGGATTCGCGAGTCGCATGCTGCTCACGCCGCTGCCGGACTGA
- a CDS encoding TIGR03619 family F420-dependent LLM class oxidoreductase, giving the protein MATRLGLSLPQNKQYDIGRDVPDVARAAEEIGYESLWVYERALFPEAASQGLYGIEGLPWPDSYRGVAEPLVTLTLAAAATRRARLGTSVLVAPLHVPFQLAKAFASLDAASGGRVVAGLGTGWSLDEYAAASVRPFEERGQILDEVIEVCRAVWGPDPVTYEGRLTKISSATVAPKPARPIPILLAATNKKAQRRLVDKADGWMPVGLGAGQLAAQWRALQDLAAERGRTEPLQAVLRTNAAYSAKAYDGADRGPFQGNVEQIVEDLAAHAEVGLDEIFIDIQGATRDAQELKDVAAELYTAARAAGI; this is encoded by the coding sequence ATGGCGACCCGGCTCGGACTCAGCCTCCCCCAGAACAAGCAGTACGACATCGGGCGTGACGTGCCCGACGTGGCACGCGCCGCCGAGGAGATCGGCTACGAGAGCCTGTGGGTGTACGAGCGGGCACTGTTCCCCGAGGCGGCCTCCCAGGGCCTGTACGGCATCGAGGGACTGCCCTGGCCGGACAGCTACCGCGGGGTGGCCGAGCCCCTGGTGACGCTCACGCTCGCCGCCGCTGCCACCCGGCGCGCCCGGCTCGGCACGAGCGTGCTCGTGGCGCCCCTGCACGTGCCGTTCCAGCTCGCCAAGGCGTTCGCCTCGCTGGACGCGGCGAGCGGCGGCCGGGTCGTGGCGGGCCTGGGCACGGGCTGGTCCCTGGACGAGTACGCGGCGGCATCGGTCCGCCCGTTCGAGGAGCGCGGTCAGATCCTGGACGAGGTGATCGAGGTGTGCCGCGCGGTCTGGGGCCCCGATCCGGTCACTTATGAGGGCAGGCTCACGAAGATCTCCTCGGCGACCGTCGCCCCCAAACCGGCCCGGCCGATCCCGATCCTGCTGGCCGCGACGAACAAGAAGGCCCAGCGGCGGCTCGTCGACAAGGCCGACGGCTGGATGCCGGTGGGCCTGGGTGCCGGTCAGCTGGCCGCGCAGTGGCGCGCGTTGCAGGACCTGGCCGCCGAGCGGGGCCGCACCGAGCCCCTCCAGGCGGTGCTGCGCACCAACGCGGCGTACTCGGCCAAGGCGTACGACGGCGCGGACCGCGGCCCCTTCCAGGGGAACGTCGAGCAGATCGTGGAGGACCTGGCGGCACACGCCGAGGTCGGCCTCGACGAGATTTTCATCGACATCCAGGGCGCGACGCGGGACGCGCAGGAGCTGAAGGACGTGGCCGCGGAGCTGTACACGGCGGCACGGGCGGCCGGGATCTGA